The Silvanigrella paludirubra genome includes a window with the following:
- a CDS encoding thiolase family protein — translation MENNESTESSTKKSSSSKKERVVVVSTVRTPFVKSFGVFEQETALSLSLRVASEVISKTGVQASDIDECIWGVVIPQTKNANLAREIVLFSGLPTTIAGFTLNKACNSSLQTAEIAADRILLGKNKLVLAGGVEVLSDVPIPFSDEARRFLTKMSRARSFKERLSLIGSVNPKWFLPKPPALAEPFTGLTMGEHAEIMTVKNNVSRARQDELAYKSHINAASAIEAGYLKDEIVPVWTGKDKNIFVDKDNMVRADTSIESMAKLKPVFDKRNGTITAANSSPLTDGAAVALLASESYVKEKKLPYLGYIVDTVTVAVDPNDQLLIGPAYAIPKILKRNNLTKDDIDIFEIHEAFAGQVLSCLDSMNNETFCREKLDSSLFGTIPPSKINIQGGAIAIGHPFGATGARLIGNALRILKRKGGKYAVVAVCAAGGMGMAMLLESK, via the coding sequence ATGGAAAATAATGAGAGCACTGAGAGCAGTACTAAAAAAAGTTCAAGTTCTAAAAAAGAAAGAGTTGTCGTTGTAAGTACTGTGAGAACTCCATTTGTAAAATCATTTGGAGTTTTTGAACAAGAAACGGCACTCTCATTAAGTTTAAGAGTAGCTAGTGAAGTTATCTCAAAAACAGGTGTTCAGGCATCTGATATTGATGAATGTATTTGGGGTGTCGTTATTCCGCAAACTAAAAATGCAAATCTAGCTCGTGAAATTGTTTTATTTTCAGGATTACCAACTACAATTGCAGGTTTTACATTAAATAAAGCTTGCAACTCATCCTTACAAACCGCAGAAATTGCTGCTGATAGAATTTTGCTTGGAAAAAATAAACTTGTTTTAGCTGGGGGAGTTGAAGTTTTATCCGATGTTCCCATTCCTTTTTCAGATGAAGCACGCCGCTTTTTAACTAAAATGTCTAGGGCAAGATCATTTAAAGAAAGACTATCCCTTATTGGGAGCGTAAATCCAAAATGGTTTTTACCTAAACCTCCCGCTCTTGCAGAGCCATTTACGGGATTAACAATGGGCGAGCATGCAGAAATAATGACAGTTAAAAATAATGTTTCTCGTGCAAGACAAGATGAATTAGCATATAAAAGCCATATTAATGCAGCATCAGCTATTGAAGCTGGATATTTAAAAGATGAAATTGTTCCTGTTTGGACAGGAAAAGATAAAAATATTTTTGTTGATAAAGATAATATGGTTAGAGCTGATACTTCTATTGAATCTATGGCAAAATTAAAGCCTGTTTTTGACAAACGTAACGGAACGATAACTGCTGCAAATTCCAGTCCCTTAACAGATGGAGCTGCTGTCGCTTTATTAGCAAGCGAAAGTTACGTTAAAGAAAAAAAATTACCTTACCTTGGTTATATTGTTGATACTGTAACGGTAGCTGTTGATCCAAATGATCAATTATTAATAGGCCCAGCTTATGCTATTCCTAAAATTTTAAAGAGAAATAATTTAACAAAAGATGATATAGACATTTTTGAAATTCATGAAGCTTTTGCAGGACAAGTTTTAAGTTGTTTAGACTCTATGAATAACGAAACATTCTGCCGCGAAAAGCTAGATTCCTCTTTATTTGGAACAATACCGCCATCAAAAATTAATATTCAGGGTGGTGCAATTGCAATAGGGCATCCATTTGGCGCAACAGGCGCAAGATTAATTGGAAATGCTTTACGCATATTAAAAAGAAAAGGTGGCAAATATGCTGTAGTTGCTGTTTGTGCTGCTGGGGGAATGGGTATGGCTATGTTACTTGAATCAAAGTAA
- a CDS encoding M14 family metallopeptidase produces MSKYYFTNKYLTYNEMNSDIDNLCSQIPKNVEFEKLEIAKTLENRSIIALRVYPRGKKIDQPTIWIDANMHSNELIGTNAVLAHIENLIHKLIFNESKFFSVNYVFVPRICPDGAEQYFTEGKRSRSNARDSRTEIEKGSYWNRQCLVDKEIKDNGYDLFKNKKRIGLMRRKTNSGIWVCDEKYPELMRRRELGDKEPFYDIFPEGMIENYDGLNIPFALNLGDNEIDLNRNFPVEWAPNYTENKSGKISLSEIESRAIADFSAKIPQIYFWLNYHSFGGVFIRPLESKDDSEMNILDRSIYQTLDKKLEEITGYPSVSGHKEFTYIPGKPLQGCLSSYAYHSLGAYCYVCELWDLPQRMGRNERPFINRYDFWSKKEWRSVYEYDRDENQGIMFGNPWKKYNHKQLGEVEISEIPTFFGINNPPQKLIHEVIQNQVPLLSLFVDIAPLPNVSVNLSKESTSNLKYAELTISNDGFLPTFVSEARSRSQGSKKIIIEILDIKNATLIGNSIYQLDPLAGYSPVINGWINSVDIGTNSYSTKTIKIPFLTQNEKSKFSAVFKVSFSHLGEYYAKFINE; encoded by the coding sequence ATGTCTAAGTATTATTTTACAAATAAATATTTAACTTATAATGAAATGAATTCTGACATAGATAACCTTTGTAGTCAAATACCAAAAAATGTTGAGTTTGAAAAATTAGAAATTGCAAAAACTCTTGAAAATAGATCCATTATTGCTTTAAGAGTTTACCCAAGAGGAAAAAAAATAGATCAACCTACTATTTGGATCGATGCAAATATGCACTCCAATGAATTAATAGGTACAAATGCAGTCTTGGCTCATATAGAAAACTTAATTCATAAACTTATCTTTAATGAATCAAAGTTTTTTTCTGTAAACTATGTTTTTGTTCCTCGAATTTGTCCTGATGGAGCCGAACAATATTTTACAGAAGGAAAACGCAGTAGAAGTAATGCTCGTGATTCTAGAACTGAAATTGAAAAAGGATCTTATTGGAATCGCCAATGTTTAGTTGATAAAGAAATAAAAGATAATGGTTACGATCTTTTCAAAAACAAAAAAAGAATTGGATTAATGAGAAGAAAAACCAATTCTGGAATTTGGGTTTGTGATGAAAAATATCCAGAATTAATGAGAAGAAGAGAGCTAGGAGACAAAGAACCTTTTTACGATATTTTTCCAGAAGGAATGATAGAAAATTATGATGGATTAAATATACCATTTGCTCTAAATCTTGGTGATAATGAGATTGATTTAAATCGTAACTTCCCAGTTGAATGGGCTCCAAATTATACTGAAAATAAAAGTGGTAAAATTTCTTTATCCGAAATTGAAAGCAGAGCCATTGCCGATTTTTCTGCTAAAATACCTCAAATATATTTTTGGTTAAATTATCATTCTTTTGGAGGTGTTTTTATACGTCCGCTAGAATCTAAAGATGATAGTGAAATGAATATTTTAGATAGAAGTATTTACCAAACTCTTGATAAAAAACTAGAAGAAATTACAGGCTATCCTTCCGTAAGCGGTCATAAAGAATTTACTTATATTCCAGGAAAACCATTACAGGGTTGCCTCTCTTCCTACGCTTATCACTCTTTAGGAGCCTATTGTTACGTTTGTGAATTGTGGGATCTTCCACAAAGAATGGGAAGAAATGAAAGACCATTTATAAATAGATATGACTTTTGGTCAAAAAAAGAATGGCGAAGTGTTTACGAATATGATCGCGATGAAAATCAAGGAATTATGTTTGGAAATCCATGGAAAAAATACAACCATAAACAACTTGGAGAAGTTGAAATTTCTGAAATTCCTACTTTTTTTGGAATCAATAACCCACCACAAAAACTAATTCATGAAGTGATTCAAAACCAAGTTCCACTTTTATCTTTATTTGTTGATATTGCACCCTTGCCGAATGTTTCTGTTAACTTATCAAAGGAAAGTACAAGTAATTTAAAATACGCAGAATTAACTATTTCAAATGATGGATTTTTGCCTACTTTTGTCTCTGAAGCGAGAAGCCGATCACAAGGATCCAAAAAAATTATAATTGAAATACTTGATATTAAAAACGCCACTCTTATAGGAAATTCTATATACCAATTAGATCCTCTTGCTGGATATTCTCCTGTTATTAATGGATGGATAAATTCTGTAGATATCGGAACAAATTCATATTCTACAAAAACAATTAAAATTCCTTTTCTAACTCAAAATGAAAAAAGTAAATTCAGTGCTGTATTTAAAGTTAGTTTTTCTCATTTAGGTGAATATTATGCAAAATTTATTAATGAATAA
- a CDS encoding YebC/PmpR family DNA-binding transcriptional regulator, with amino-acid sequence MGRHNTIAGRMASSAAAKGRLFTKLAREIMVSARAGSDLNSNAALRSAVNKAKDNSMPKENIERAIKKGSGEMTGMSFEEITYEGYGPNGSAIMIEVLTDNRNRTHPELRRIFQKNGGNMGEMGVVAWMFKKRGVFVIDSSKVSEDKIMEVALESGAEDIITEDNFTTVYTEVVNFATIREALINADIPFEKAGLELIPDNLVSLSGDNAKQALELVDKLEEHDDVQNVYHNFDIQE; translated from the coding sequence ATGGGTCGTCATAACACAATTGCGGGGCGAATGGCTTCTAGTGCAGCAGCAAAAGGACGTCTTTTTACAAAATTAGCCAGAGAAATCATGGTTTCTGCAAGAGCAGGAAGCGACTTGAATTCAAATGCCGCTTTAAGATCAGCGGTAAATAAAGCAAAAGATAATAGTATGCCCAAAGAAAATATCGAAAGAGCAATTAAAAAAGGCTCTGGCGAAATGACGGGTATGAGTTTTGAGGAAATTACTTACGAAGGCTATGGACCAAACGGCTCAGCGATTATGATAGAAGTTCTTACAGATAACCGGAATAGAACACACCCTGAATTACGCCGCATTTTTCAAAAAAATGGTGGCAATATGGGAGAAATGGGTGTCGTTGCTTGGATGTTCAAAAAGCGTGGTGTTTTTGTAATAGATTCCTCAAAAGTATCTGAAGATAAAATTATGGAAGTTGCTCTTGAATCAGGAGCTGAAGATATAATTACCGAAGATAATTTTACAACCGTATATACTGAAGTAGTAAACTTTGCTACTATCCGAGAAGCTTTAATAAATGCTGACATCCCCTTTGAAAAAGCGGGTCTTGAGTTAATTCCAGACAATCTCGTTTCCTTATCTGGAGATAATGCGAAACAAGCTTTAGAACTTGTAGATAAATTAGAAGAACACGATGATGTTCAAAACGTTTATCATAATTTTGATATTCAAGAATAA